In the Granulosicoccus antarcticus IMCC3135 genome, ATGCCCATCCGCTGCCGACCCCCAGTGGCAAGATCGAACTGTATTCGGAAGCTATTGCAGGCTTTGGTCTTGATGATTGTCCGGGTCATGCCACTTGGTTCGAAGTTCGGGATCAGCAGCGTCCGGGGCATGAGCGCTACCCCTTGTTCATGTTGTCCGGTCAGCCGAAAACACGTTTGCACAGCCAGCTGGACAATGGTGATTACAGTAAACAGTACAAGATAAAAGACCGAGAACCGGTGCTGGTGCATCCGCAGGATGCCGCACCGCGCAACTTGCAGGACGGTGATGTGGTTGAACTGTATAACGAGCGTGGGCGATGCCTGGCGGGAGTCAGAATTACCGACGACATTCGTCAGGGCTGTATCTTCTTGTGGACCGGTGCCTGGCATGATCCTGACTACAGCACAGCGTCTCACCGTGATCGACATGGCAATCCGAATGTCCTGACTCACGATGAGCGGACATCCTCACTGGCACAGGGCCCGGCAGCGCATTCCACCCAAGTGCAGATGCAGCGATTCGACGATCCATTGCCGACGGTCACCGTTCACGAGGCGCCCGAGTTTGCAAGCCTTCCCTGAGCTGTGTGGTCGGGGCCTGATTTCTGTATATTCAACGCTCTTTGCAATAGCGTTCTGAATCGGCATGGCTGACGAGAAAAATGAGACGAAGGTCGATTCCACCTTATCCAAGGGGCTGGCAATACTGGAGACGCTGGCAGCAGCGACTGATGGCAAAGGTGTAACCGAGCTTTCCAGGGAGCTGGGCTACACAAAATCCAATGTCTTCCGGCTGCTGCAGACGCTGAAGCATCTGGGTTATGTCAAGAATCGCGAAGACAAGAGCTATACGGCGACCTTGAAGACCTGGCAGGTGGGTCGTCATACCATCGAAAATCTCAATCTTCGGGATGTGGCCAGTGAGGAGATGCGCTATCTGTCCAGAGAGACCGGGGAGACGATCTATCTGGCCGTGCGTGAAAATCTGTCTGTGGTGTATATCAGCAAGATTGACAGCATCAAGCCGATTCGTTCCTGGAATCCGATAGGCGGCAGTGCACCCGTACATTGTGTGGGTGCCGGCAAGGCCATTCTGGCATCCAACTACACGACGTTGCGAGACGCTGTCAAAGGTAGTCTGACTCGACACACTGATAAGACGCTGACGCGCATCACTGATCTGGACGCCGATATGGCGCTGACTCTGGAGCGTGGTTACTCCTACGATAGTGGCGAGTTCAGGGAAGGCATCATCAGTGTGGGTGCGGCCATCAGTCTGCCCGATCAGGAGACGATAGCCTCAGTGAGCATCTCCTTACCCGAAGTGAACCTGGGTGATATCACTAAGGAGAAGTTGGGCGCTCTGGTTGTTGAGGCTGCAGCCAAGGTGTCAGCCAAGCTGCAGCGTTTCTGAATTCAACCCACTTCCAATAGCCTGGTTCTAGCCGCTATTTGGCCGTGTCTGCGGCTGCATGCTCTACCGGGCCGTTCTGCTTCGCCCAGGTAGAAAAGCCTTCCTTCAGGTGTGCAGCCTTGAAGCCCATATCCTGCAAGGTGGCCACGGTCAGTGCTGAACGCCAGCCTGATGCGCAGTGGAAGACAAACTTCTTGTCTGCTGCAAAGATCTCCTTGAAGTAGGGGCTGTCCGGATCGACCCAGAATTCGATCATGCCACGTGGTGCGTGGAAACTACCCGGAATGAAGCCACTGCGTTGACGTTCACGCACGTCGCGAATATCCACGATAACCACGTCGGGGTCTCCGACCATGGCAATCAGATCAACGGTTTCAATCTCTTCTATGCGTTCTCTGGCAGCTGCAACCATCTGCGCCGATGAGGTTGTCAATGAAGTCATGATAAATATCCTGTATTGATATATGGAACAGTGATTCTATATGTTGACACGATGCAAGTTAGAGTGCAACATGCCCACATCGATACTACAGGACTGCCAACGGCGACTGACCATGACATCAAAACCTGTTTCTCTGTGGGATCATTCGGCTGAAGAGCCTGAAGTTTCGCAGCCATTCAAGCCCGATTCGAAGGTCGATGTCGCCATTGTGGGTGGTGGATTCACAGGCCTGTCGACAGCCTTGCATTGCGCCGAGAAAGGACTCTCCGTCCAGCTGTTTGAGGCCGAGCAGATTGGTTATGGCGGTTCTGGACGAAACTGTGGATTGGTGAACGCAGCCTTGTGGCTGCCACCTGCGCAGGTTCGCGAAAAACTGGGTGAAACCTACGGGCCACGATTTATCAAGCAGTTTGGCAAGGGGCCAGAGTACGTCTTCTCCTTAATCGAAAAGCACCAGATGCGTTGTGAGGTAACTCGCACCGGCACCATCCATGCGGCACACTCACCCGGTGGCCTGCGTGATCTGCAAGGCCGGATGGATGAATGGCAGCGATTGGGCGAGCCTGTTGAGTTGCTCGATCGTGCCGCGGTGTCAGAGATGATCGGTACAGAGCGCTTCTATGGTGGTTTGCTGGATCACCGGGCCGGTACGATCAACCCGATGGGCTATTGCCGGGGGCTGGCGCGTGCCGCTGATCAGGCGGGGGCCACGATATCCACGGGCATACGGGTGACCCGCTTGCAAAAAGAGGGTACAGGCTGGGTGGTTGAGACCGACCAGGGCGTTGTGCATGCCAAAGCCGTCATATTGGGCACCAATGCCTATACCGACGAGCTGTGGCCAGATCTGAAGCGCATCTTCACCATGATCAATTACTTCCAGCTGGCAACCCGTCCTCTGGATGGCAAGGCTGCTTCCATTTTGCCTGGTAAGCAAGGTCTCTGGGACACAGCTCCCATCATGTTCAACATTCGTAGAGATGCCTTCGATCGGCTGTTGATTGGCAGCATGGGCAAGGTGATGGGAACCGTTGATAGCGGCTTGTCACAGCGCTGGGCCAGTCACCAGATTCGCAAGATCTTTCCTCAGCTGGGACCGGTTGAATTCGAAACGGCCTGGCACGGACAGATTGCCATGACGCCGGATCACTTGCCGCGCATTCATGAGCTGGGCACCAACGCCTATACGGCGATTGGCTACAACGGTCGAGGGATCACCACGGGCACCCTGTTTGGCAAAGCCATGGCGGATCTGTTGACGGGGATGGACAAGGCTGATCTGCCTCTGCCCATTACCTCGCTGTCCACGGTACCCAGTGCGCCGTTCTACTCCCGTCTCTATCAGACGGCTTTCACGGCCAATCAGGTGGCCAGGAGCATTGTTTAGTGTGCAAGGAGAATCGCTTATGAACAAGTCGATACGAGTTGGTGCCGATGTGGGTGGAACCTTCACCGATGTTGCCCTTCA is a window encoding:
- a CDS encoding NAD(P)/FAD-dependent oxidoreductase → MTSKPVSLWDHSAEEPEVSQPFKPDSKVDVAIVGGGFTGLSTALHCAEKGLSVQLFEAEQIGYGGSGRNCGLVNAALWLPPAQVREKLGETYGPRFIKQFGKGPEYVFSLIEKHQMRCEVTRTGTIHAAHSPGGLRDLQGRMDEWQRLGEPVELLDRAAVSEMIGTERFYGGLLDHRAGTINPMGYCRGLARAADQAGATISTGIRVTRLQKEGTGWVVETDQGVVHAKAVILGTNAYTDELWPDLKRIFTMINYFQLATRPLDGKAASILPGKQGLWDTAPIMFNIRRDAFDRLLIGSMGKVMGTVDSGLSQRWASHQIRKIFPQLGPVEFETAWHGQIAMTPDHLPRIHELGTNAYTAIGYNGRGITTGTLFGKAMADLLTGMDKADLPLPITSLSTVPSAPFYSRLYQTAFTANQVARSIV
- a CDS encoding rhodanese-like domain-containing protein, with product MTSLTTSSAQMVAAARERIEEIETVDLIAMVGDPDVVIVDIRDVRERQRSGFIPGSFHAPRGMIEFWVDPDSPYFKEIFAADKKFVFHCASGWRSALTVATLQDMGFKAAHLKEGFSTWAKQNGPVEHAAADTAK
- a CDS encoding IclR family transcriptional regulator, whose translation is MADEKNETKVDSTLSKGLAILETLAAATDGKGVTELSRELGYTKSNVFRLLQTLKHLGYVKNREDKSYTATLKTWQVGRHTIENLNLRDVASEEMRYLSRETGETIYLAVRENLSVVYISKIDSIKPIRSWNPIGGSAPVHCVGAGKAILASNYTTLRDAVKGSLTRHTDKTLTRITDLDADMALTLERGYSYDSGEFREGIISVGAAISLPDQETIASVSISLPEVNLGDITKEKLGALVVEAAAKVSAKLQRF